One Catenulispora sp. GP43 genomic window, ACGTGGTGGTCACGCTGTCCGTCGGCGGCGCGTTGTCCTTCACCTTCATCGGCCTGCCGCTGATCGCCACGGCGATCTTCCTGGCCAAGAAGTACGGCGGCGTGCAGCGCGCGATGGCGGACCGGCTGCTCGGCGTGGACATCGAGGCCCCGCTGCCGAACGCCCGCTGGCGCACCGCGCACGGGCTGCTGGCCAAGCTCGGCGCGGCGCTCGGCGACCTGGCGGCCTGGCGCGCTCAGGCCTACCTGCTGCTGCGCTTCCCGCTGGGCGTGGCGTACCTGGCAACCCTCGGCCTGGGCGTGGTCGAGGGCATGGTCATGGTCGCCTATCCGATCTGGTGGTCGGTGTTCGACGTGCAGAACAAGGACAGCCACGGCGTCGTGCACCACTCGGCCCTCCAGCTCGGCGACGGGTTCTACTTCGACACCTGGCCGCGTGCGCTGCTGGTCACGGCGGCCGGCGTGGTGTGGGTGTACGCCGCGGTCTGGCTGCTGAAGTTCTGGCTCTGGCTGGACACCCTGCTGATGCGCGGGCTGCTCGGCCCGACCAGCAGCGAGCGCCGGGTCGAGGAGCTGACCGTGAGCCGCGCGCACGCCGTGGACGACTCGGCCGCGCGGCTGCGCCGGATCGAGCGCGACCTGCACGACGGCGCGCAGGCCCAGCTGGTCGCGCTGGCCATGCAGCTCGGCGAGGCCAAGGAGAACCTGGACGCCACCGGCGGCGGTGCCGAACTGGACCTGATCGAGACCCGGGCGCTGATCGACACCGCGCACCGCAACGCCAAGCAGGCCATCAACGAACTTCGGGACCTGGCCCGCGGGATCCACCCGGCGGCGCTGGACAACGGCCTGCGGGACGCGCTGGGCACGCTGGCGGCCCGCTCGGCGATGCCGGTGACGGTGAACGTGGCGCTGGCCGAGCGGCCGGACCGGGCGATCGAGACCATCACCTACTTCTGCGCCGCCGAACTGCTGACCAACGCGGCCAAGCACGGCGCCCCGTCCCGGGCGGCGATGTCGGTGGTGCAGGAGGACGGGAAGCTGACCCTGCTCGTCGAGGACGACGGCCGCGGCGGCGCCCACGTCGGCTACGGCGGCGGCCTGGCCGGGCTGCTGGACCGGGTGCGGACGGTGGAGGGGTCGCTGGAGGTGGACAGCCCTCAGGGCGGCCCGACCCGGGTCGTGGTGAAGCTCCCGATGCACGTGTGACGCCCGGGGCGGGGCCGGCCGGACTCAGCGGGGTCCGGCCTGCTCCGCGCGTTTCGGCTATCTTCGGACGGGTTGAGGACCGCCCGCCGAAGGAGAACCAGCCCGTGCGCATCATGATCGCCGAAGACTCCGGCGTCCTGAGGGACGGTTTGGTCCAGATCCTCACCAAGCGCGGCCACGAGGTACTGGCCGCCGTCCCGAACGCGGACGAGCTGCTGGCCGCGGTCGCCGCCGACCCGCCGGACGCGGTGGTGCTGGACATCCGGATGCCGCCGACGCACACCGACGAGGGCCTGCGCGCCGCGATGGAGCTGCGCAGGAGCCACCCGGACGTCGGGGTGCTGCTGTTCTCGCAGTACGTGGAGACCCGCTACGCCCGCGATCTGTTCAGCGGCCGGGTCTCCGGCGTCGGCTATCTGCTCAAGGAGCGGGTCGCCGACGTCAGCGAGTTCGTCGAGGCGCTGGCCAAGATCGCCGCCGGCGGCACGGTGCTGGACCCGGAGGTCGTGGTCCAGCTGCTCGGCTCCCGGCCCACCGACGCGCTGACCGCCCGCGAGCGCGAGGTGCTGGGGCTGATGGCCGAGGGCCGCTCGAACGCCGCGATCGGCAAGCAGCTGGTGCTCGCCGACAGCTCGGTGGAGAAGCACATCAGTAACATCTTCACGAAGCTGGGGCTGCCGCCGGCGGACGAGGACCACCGGCGGGTGCTTGCGGTGCTGAAGTACCTCGGGGTCACGCCGTAAGAGTCGCGACAGAAGCGCCCTGACCGAGGCTCAGCGGCCGGTCGCCGAGGTCGGCGAGGACGGCGAGGATGGCGAGGACGGCGGCGCACCGGTCGCGGCCGTCACAGAGTTCCACAGCTGCGCGTACCAGGCGCTGGAGCCCTGCGAGGGGCCCGTGGTCCCGTCCGGGCCGCCGCTGGCCGCGTCCCCGGCCCCGAGGAGCCGCAGACCGGTCTCGCCGGGGAACACGTAGTGCAGCCGGAGCCGGGCCTGGATCTTGACGTAGTCCGGGTCCTGCCACTGCGCCAGCTGCTGCTCGAGCTGGTCGACCTCGGCACGCTTGTCCGCGTTCTGCTGCTTGAGCTGGTCGATCTGCGAGCTCTGCGAGAAGTACTGCTGCAGCGGATAGGCCAGGGCCAGCACGAGCGCGCACAGCACCAGCATCAGAATCGCCGCGCGCGCGGTGTAGCGCGTCCGCTTCTTGTTCGGGCCGCCCGATCCCGGGCCCCCGTCGCCGGAGCGCGAGCCGGAGGAACGCGAAGGTCCCGACGCGGCGTCCTGCCGTTGCGTCGGGACCGCGCTCAAGCGCCGGGGTGCCGGACCCTGGCTTGCCGGTCTCATGCCTGCGACCATACCGCCTGCCGGTCGGGGCAGGCGGTATCAGCCGACGGTCGAGGGTGTCAGCCCTCGTGCGTGAAGCGCGGGAAGGCCGAGCCGCCCGCGTAGCGCGCGGCGTCGTCCAGCTCCTCCTCGATGCGCAGCAGCTGGTTGTACTTGGCGACGCGGTCCGAGCGGGCCGGGGCGCCGGTCTTGATCTGGCCGCAGTCCACCGCGACGGCCAGGTCGGCG contains:
- a CDS encoding sensor histidine kinase; its protein translation is MKRFLLSPVSGRTARQYLFALLSAPLGIAGFVYVVVTLSVGGALSFTFIGLPLIATAIFLAKKYGGVQRAMADRLLGVDIEAPLPNARWRTAHGLLAKLGAALGDLAAWRAQAYLLLRFPLGVAYLATLGLGVVEGMVMVAYPIWWSVFDVQNKDSHGVVHHSALQLGDGFYFDTWPRALLVTAAGVVWVYAAVWLLKFWLWLDTLLMRGLLGPTSSERRVEELTVSRAHAVDDSAARLRRIERDLHDGAQAQLVALAMQLGEAKENLDATGGGAELDLIETRALIDTAHRNAKQAINELRDLARGIHPAALDNGLRDALGTLAARSAMPVTVNVALAERPDRAIETITYFCAAELLTNAAKHGAPSRAAMSVVQEDGKLTLLVEDDGRGGAHVGYGGGLAGLLDRVRTVEGSLEVDSPQGGPTRVVVKLPMHV
- a CDS encoding DNA-binding response regulator: MIAEDSGVLRDGLVQILTKRGHEVLAAVPNADELLAAVAADPPDAVVLDIRMPPTHTDEGLRAAMELRRSHPDVGVLLFSQYVETRYARDLFSGRVSGVGYLLKERVADVSEFVEALAKIAAGGTVLDPEVVVQLLGSRPTDALTAREREVLGLMAEGRSNAAIGKQLVLADSSVEKHISNIFTKLGLPPADEDHRRVLAVLKYLGVTP
- a CDS encoding septum formation initiator family protein, yielding MRPASQGPAPRRLSAVPTQRQDAASGPSRSSGSRSGDGGPGSGGPNKKRTRYTARAAILMLVLCALVLALAYPLQQYFSQSSQIDQLKQQNADKRAEVDQLEQQLAQWQDPDYVKIQARLRLHYVFPGETGLRLLGAGDAASGGPDGTTGPSQGSSAWYAQLWNSVTAATGAPPSSPSSPSSPTSATGR